In the genome of Gallus gallus isolate bGalGal1 chromosome 21, bGalGal1.mat.broiler.GRCg7b, whole genome shotgun sequence, one region contains:
- the CCDC30 gene encoding coiled-coil domain-containing protein 30 isoform X1, translating into MEAAAAAPAEPPVLAEDVRRWLQAEGADPGDPAEEQLGLAWRLLRRAEARLGDVERRRAEELREVERYVGHVRSLSQERDAVIAECERDNERLGLELVQLRLQHEAQLKEVQEMLEQEGLSEIAHSNASEQIAYLLVERTALLEKLQVTDQKLNSHSCVDRLCAAQLQDEFAHIHQELEDEHQQLCESMQCAEDTVNELVFQPYREELERERASRVRVERDLDEATQRLLMAHEEIQRLTDELAAQGREQSRIGAAPWSVLQEPRSQEEGMDEWRQSDRTELQKAMEHNSRLDKEILALRARVQTLDLERKTFLDLVEQLKEEISEYQKGEKQGFPLTKPARTEEVAACSLQGTKDEGRAEGDFITGKAGSDQEDRCQGSETLHKRCREVIENIEGRNSQLLHKLHKLEQEHEDLVERNEELESILGETQIQTKQDKEQFESEVEGLHRKITSLETELLEVQKNKMEMSGEEQASDGAQEMQEMLQSCQETIEKLGSQLGERREWRKQLASELELLREDLKTEKKGSPNAKTELKSQTVQRTSANRDFINASHEKLQKDNALLDTEVSELVRENEQVNKLKQQREDVSVDGKAYEEQMAKVVFLEEQIRNLTDEQEQLCSELLESNKKREELEKQLKESNEEKQSLLEEIAQLKQDILTTREQHDSTFEEALRMNQGTVHRDNRFLTSQSSAGSLDGSIKQSLSEERFQQQEERLQQLRHDLRRVQNLCSSAERELRYEREKNIDLQKQNLLLQQECTKVKAELKQARTKLLDSTETCSSLSAQWEKSQQKVKELEQELLKCSQADKLQSSLQEKLVQEKSKVYEAQKQISKIQQKLKDSQHQLLLAEARVSDKKLLEEELKEARENEARVQQELREELLKRKLLEQQVEELRQQLRHSHETEASLAKMHVELQAKTLHALEDDKKTDSGEHLQCQKESQKLSEQLSLLKEENKALYEEGVRLLNQKDLYVRKYNEMQLRHKEKIRRAKATFIHEVKQRDSRIKQLENELSESKLQVEKGKALIAQITTENEKLLQERRRLLQRITDQEETPWSNRSTVAALQSRMKILDEENMRLHESKLHLSGHMHTSQRTLRSIHTPSTEDLKSANFSERQLQSKVSASSPRASFPPREPPDSLSSLKPVHDTKPEGGAESQDSSFCLSPSQPSEIGYLNVASPGDTTASQLQEESQSISSENF; encoded by the exons ATGGaggcggccgccgccgcgccg GCGGAGCCGCCGGTGTTGGCGGAGGACGTGCGGCGCTGGCTGCAGGCGGAGGGCGCGGACCCCGGCGACCCGGCGGAGGAGCAGCTGGGCCTGGCCTGGCGGCTACTGCGGCGCGCCGAGGCGCGGCTGGGGGACGTGGAGCGGCGGCGGGCCGAGGAGCTGAGAGAA GTGGAGCGCTACGTGGGCCACGTCCGCAGCCTGAGCCAGGAGCGGGATGCGGTCATCGCCGAGTGTGAGCGGGACAACGAGCGGCTCGGGCTGGAGCTGGTGCAGCTGCGGCTGCAGCACG AAGCCCAGCTGAAGGAGGTccaggagatgctggaacaggaaGGCTTGTCTGAAATAGCTCACAGTAATGCCAGTGAACAGATTGCTTATTTACTGGTGGAAAGAACGGCGCTGCTGGAGAAACTGCAGGTCACAGATCAGAAGTTGAACTCACACAGCTGTGTAGacaggctgtgtgctgcacagctTCAG GATGAATTTGCTCACATTCATCAGGAGTTGGAAGATGAACACCAGCAACTGTGTGAATCCATGCAGTGTGCTGAAGATACAGTAAATGAG CTTGTGTTTCAGCCCTacagggaagagctggagagGGAGCGGGCATCACGTGTGAGAGTAGAACGAGACCTGGATGAGGCCACGCAGAGGCTGTTGATGGCTCACGAAGAGATCCAGAGGCTGACAGATGAGCTGGCTGCAcagggaagggagcagagcagaataG GAGCTGCCCCGTGGTCAGTGCTGCAAGAGCCCAGGAGCCAGGAAGAAGGCATGGATGAATGGAGGCAGAGTG ACAGGACGGAGCTGCAGAAGGCCATGGAGCACAACAGCAGGCTGGACAAGGAAATTCTGGCGCTGCGTGCACGGGTCCAAACACTcgacttggaaagaaaaacgTTCCTTGATCTG gttGAACAGCTGAAAGAGGAGATCAGTGAGTATCAAAAGGGTGAGAAACAAGGATTTCCCCTGACCAAACCAGCCAGGACTGAAGAAGTTGCAGCTTGCTCACTGCAG GGCACAAAGGATGAAGGGAGGGCTGAAGGGGATTTTATTACAGGCAAAGCTGGCTCAGATCAAGAAGACAGATGTCAGGGTAGTGAAACTCTTCATAAAAG GTGCCGAGAGGTGATTGAAAACATCGAGGGCAGAAATTCACAGCTCCTTCACAAGCTGCACAAACTTGAGCAGGAGCATGAGGATTTGGTAGAGCGCAATGAAGAGCTGGAATCAATTCTGGGAGAGACACAGATCCAAACTAAGCAGGACAAGGAACAGTTTGAGAGCGAGGTGGAGGGACTGCACCGGAAA ATCACAAGTTTAGAGACAGAATtgcttgaagtgcagaagaACAAAATGGAGATGAGTGGGGAAGAGCAGGCATCCGATGGAGCACAGGAGATGCAAGAG ATGCTGCAAAGCTGTCAGGAAACGATAGAAAAGTTGGGAAGTCAGCTGGGAGAGCGCCGAGAATGGAGAAAACAACTTGCATCTGAACTTGAGCTGTTAAGAGAAGATCTGAAGACTGAGAAGAAG GGCTCGCCTAACGCAAAAACAGAGCTTAAAAGCCAGACTGTCCAAAGGACTTCAGCAAACAGAGATTTCATTAATGCTTCCCATGAGAAGCTACAAAAAGATAATGCTCTACTAGATACAGAG GTCTCCGAGCTTGTCCGAGAAAATGAGCAGGTTAACAAGCTTAAGCAGCAACGAGAAGATGTGAGTGTGGATGGAAAGGCATATGAAGAGCAGATGGctaaagtggtgtttttggaagAGCAGATCCGGAACCTGACAGACGAACAAGAACAGCTCTG TTCTGAATTACTTGAAAGCAACAAGAAGAGGGAGGAGctagaaaagcagctgaaggagagcaatgaagaaaaacagtcgCTGCTGGAAGAAATTGCCCAGCTAAAGCAAGATATCCTGACTACCAGGGAGCAGCATGACAGCACATTTGAAGAGGCTTTGAGGATGAATCAAGGCACAGTCCATAGAGACAACAGGTTTCTTACgtcacagagctctgcaggcagtTTAGATGGGAGCATCAAACAG AGTCTGTCTGAAGAGAGATTCCAACAGCAGGAGgaaaggctgcagcagctgcggCATGACCTGCGTCGGGTGCAGAAcctgtgcagctcagctgagaGGGAGCTGAGATAcgaaagggagaaaaacatcGACTTACAAAAGCAAAATCTCTTGCTTCAGCAGGAATGCACCAAG GTCAAAGCTGAACTGAAGCAAGCCCGGACAAAGCTCTTGGACTCAACTGAAACGTGCTCCTCTCTGTCAGCACAGTGGGAAAAGAGCCAGCAGAAGGTCAAAGAACTCGAACAAGAGCTCTTGAAGTGCTCCCAGGCTGATAAATTGCAGAGCAGTCTGCAAGAGAAACTTGTGCAGGAGAAATCCAAAGTGTACGAAGCACAAAAACAG ATCTCAAAGATCCAGCAAAAACTGAAGGATTCACAGCACCAACTCCTGCTGGCAGAAGCTCGTGTTTCTGACAAGAAACTCCtggaggaggagctgaaggaagCTCGAGAAAATGAAGCTCGAGTGCAGCAAGAGCTCcgtgaggagctgctgaaaag GAAGCTCCTGGAGCAGCAGGTGGAGGAACTGCGGCAGCAGCTGCGGCATTCCCATGAGACAGAGGCGTCGCTGGCCAAGATGCACGTGGAGCTGCAGGCCAAGACTCTGCACGCCCTGGAAGATGATAAGAAAACTGACTCAGGCGAG cacCTCCAGTGTCAAAAGGAGAGCCAGAAGCTTTCAGAGCAACTCTCGCTgttgaaggaggaaaacaaggCTCTTTATGAGGAAGGAGTCCGTCTCCTGAACCAGAAGGATCTGTATGTCAG GAAATATAACGAAATGCAGCTCCGCCACAAAGAGAAGATCCGCAGAGCCAAAGCAACGTTTATCCATGAGGTGAAACAAAGGGACAGCAGAATTAAGCAGCTTGAAAATGAGCTCAGTGAGTCAAAACTCCAAGTGGAAAAG GGGAAGGCACTGATTGCACAGATCACTACTGAGAATGAGAAGTTACTCCAGGAAAGAAGACGGCTCCTCCAGAGGATAACTGACCAAGAGGAGACCCCTTGGAGCAACAGGTCTACAgttgctgccctgcagagcag AATGAAGATCCTGGATGAGGAGAACATGCGGCTGCATGAGAGCAAACTCCATCTCTCTGGCCACATGCACACCTCGCAGCGCACACTGAGGAGCATCCAcactcccagcacagag GACTTGAAGAGTGCCAACTTCTCTGAACGACAGCTACAAAGTAAGGTGTCAGCGTCATCTCCCCGTGCCAG tttcCCACCACGAGAACCACCAGACTCCCTCAGCAGCCTGAAGCCCGTGCACGATACCAAGCCTGAAGGAGGAGCTGAGAGCCAGGATTCGTCCTTTTGCTTATCCCCATCTCAGCCTTCAGAGATCGGGTACCTGAATGTAGCCTCACCTGGAGACACCAcagcctcccagctgcaggaggagagtCAGAGCATCAGCTCTGAGAACTTCTAA
- the CCDC30 gene encoding coiled-coil domain-containing protein 30 isoform X2 produces the protein MEAAAAAPAEPPVLAEDVRRWLQAEGADPGDPAEEQLGLAWRLLRRAEARLGDVERRRAEELREVERYVGHVRSLSQERDAVIAECERDNERLGLELVQLRLQHEAQLKEVQEMLEQEGLSEIAHSNASEQIAYLLVERTALLEKLQVTDQKLNSHSCVDRLCAAQLQDEFAHIHQELEDEHQQLCESMQCAEDTVNEPYREELERERASRVRVERDLDEATQRLLMAHEEIQRLTDELAAQGREQSRIGAAPWSVLQEPRSQEEGMDEWRQSDRTELQKAMEHNSRLDKEILALRARVQTLDLERKTFLDLVEQLKEEISEYQKGEKQGFPLTKPARTEEVAACSLQGTKDEGRAEGDFITGKAGSDQEDRCQGSETLHKRCREVIENIEGRNSQLLHKLHKLEQEHEDLVERNEELESILGETQIQTKQDKEQFESEVEGLHRKITSLETELLEVQKNKMEMSGEEQASDGAQEMQEMLQSCQETIEKLGSQLGERREWRKQLASELELLREDLKTEKKGSPNAKTELKSQTVQRTSANRDFINASHEKLQKDNALLDTEVSELVRENEQVNKLKQQREDVSVDGKAYEEQMAKVVFLEEQIRNLTDEQEQLCSELLESNKKREELEKQLKESNEEKQSLLEEIAQLKQDILTTREQHDSTFEEALRMNQGTVHRDNRFLTSQSSAGSLDGSIKQSLSEERFQQQEERLQQLRHDLRRVQNLCSSAERELRYEREKNIDLQKQNLLLQQECTKVKAELKQARTKLLDSTETCSSLSAQWEKSQQKVKELEQELLKCSQADKLQSSLQEKLVQEKSKVYEAQKQISKIQQKLKDSQHQLLLAEARVSDKKLLEEELKEARENEARVQQELREELLKRKLLEQQVEELRQQLRHSHETEASLAKMHVELQAKTLHALEDDKKTDSGEHLQCQKESQKLSEQLSLLKEENKALYEEGVRLLNQKDLYVRKYNEMQLRHKEKIRRAKATFIHEVKQRDSRIKQLENELSESKLQVEKGKALIAQITTENEKLLQERRRLLQRITDQEETPWSNRSTVAALQSRMKILDEENMRLHESKLHLSGHMHTSQRTLRSIHTPSTEDLKSANFSERQLQSKVSASSPRASFPPREPPDSLSSLKPVHDTKPEGGAESQDSSFCLSPSQPSEIGYLNVASPGDTTASQLQEESQSISSENF, from the exons ATGGaggcggccgccgccgcgccg GCGGAGCCGCCGGTGTTGGCGGAGGACGTGCGGCGCTGGCTGCAGGCGGAGGGCGCGGACCCCGGCGACCCGGCGGAGGAGCAGCTGGGCCTGGCCTGGCGGCTACTGCGGCGCGCCGAGGCGCGGCTGGGGGACGTGGAGCGGCGGCGGGCCGAGGAGCTGAGAGAA GTGGAGCGCTACGTGGGCCACGTCCGCAGCCTGAGCCAGGAGCGGGATGCGGTCATCGCCGAGTGTGAGCGGGACAACGAGCGGCTCGGGCTGGAGCTGGTGCAGCTGCGGCTGCAGCACG AAGCCCAGCTGAAGGAGGTccaggagatgctggaacaggaaGGCTTGTCTGAAATAGCTCACAGTAATGCCAGTGAACAGATTGCTTATTTACTGGTGGAAAGAACGGCGCTGCTGGAGAAACTGCAGGTCACAGATCAGAAGTTGAACTCACACAGCTGTGTAGacaggctgtgtgctgcacagctTCAG GATGAATTTGCTCACATTCATCAGGAGTTGGAAGATGAACACCAGCAACTGTGTGAATCCATGCAGTGTGCTGAAGATACAGTAAATGAG CCCTacagggaagagctggagagGGAGCGGGCATCACGTGTGAGAGTAGAACGAGACCTGGATGAGGCCACGCAGAGGCTGTTGATGGCTCACGAAGAGATCCAGAGGCTGACAGATGAGCTGGCTGCAcagggaagggagcagagcagaataG GAGCTGCCCCGTGGTCAGTGCTGCAAGAGCCCAGGAGCCAGGAAGAAGGCATGGATGAATGGAGGCAGAGTG ACAGGACGGAGCTGCAGAAGGCCATGGAGCACAACAGCAGGCTGGACAAGGAAATTCTGGCGCTGCGTGCACGGGTCCAAACACTcgacttggaaagaaaaacgTTCCTTGATCTG gttGAACAGCTGAAAGAGGAGATCAGTGAGTATCAAAAGGGTGAGAAACAAGGATTTCCCCTGACCAAACCAGCCAGGACTGAAGAAGTTGCAGCTTGCTCACTGCAG GGCACAAAGGATGAAGGGAGGGCTGAAGGGGATTTTATTACAGGCAAAGCTGGCTCAGATCAAGAAGACAGATGTCAGGGTAGTGAAACTCTTCATAAAAG GTGCCGAGAGGTGATTGAAAACATCGAGGGCAGAAATTCACAGCTCCTTCACAAGCTGCACAAACTTGAGCAGGAGCATGAGGATTTGGTAGAGCGCAATGAAGAGCTGGAATCAATTCTGGGAGAGACACAGATCCAAACTAAGCAGGACAAGGAACAGTTTGAGAGCGAGGTGGAGGGACTGCACCGGAAA ATCACAAGTTTAGAGACAGAATtgcttgaagtgcagaagaACAAAATGGAGATGAGTGGGGAAGAGCAGGCATCCGATGGAGCACAGGAGATGCAAGAG ATGCTGCAAAGCTGTCAGGAAACGATAGAAAAGTTGGGAAGTCAGCTGGGAGAGCGCCGAGAATGGAGAAAACAACTTGCATCTGAACTTGAGCTGTTAAGAGAAGATCTGAAGACTGAGAAGAAG GGCTCGCCTAACGCAAAAACAGAGCTTAAAAGCCAGACTGTCCAAAGGACTTCAGCAAACAGAGATTTCATTAATGCTTCCCATGAGAAGCTACAAAAAGATAATGCTCTACTAGATACAGAG GTCTCCGAGCTTGTCCGAGAAAATGAGCAGGTTAACAAGCTTAAGCAGCAACGAGAAGATGTGAGTGTGGATGGAAAGGCATATGAAGAGCAGATGGctaaagtggtgtttttggaagAGCAGATCCGGAACCTGACAGACGAACAAGAACAGCTCTG TTCTGAATTACTTGAAAGCAACAAGAAGAGGGAGGAGctagaaaagcagctgaaggagagcaatgaagaaaaacagtcgCTGCTGGAAGAAATTGCCCAGCTAAAGCAAGATATCCTGACTACCAGGGAGCAGCATGACAGCACATTTGAAGAGGCTTTGAGGATGAATCAAGGCACAGTCCATAGAGACAACAGGTTTCTTACgtcacagagctctgcaggcagtTTAGATGGGAGCATCAAACAG AGTCTGTCTGAAGAGAGATTCCAACAGCAGGAGgaaaggctgcagcagctgcggCATGACCTGCGTCGGGTGCAGAAcctgtgcagctcagctgagaGGGAGCTGAGATAcgaaagggagaaaaacatcGACTTACAAAAGCAAAATCTCTTGCTTCAGCAGGAATGCACCAAG GTCAAAGCTGAACTGAAGCAAGCCCGGACAAAGCTCTTGGACTCAACTGAAACGTGCTCCTCTCTGTCAGCACAGTGGGAAAAGAGCCAGCAGAAGGTCAAAGAACTCGAACAAGAGCTCTTGAAGTGCTCCCAGGCTGATAAATTGCAGAGCAGTCTGCAAGAGAAACTTGTGCAGGAGAAATCCAAAGTGTACGAAGCACAAAAACAG ATCTCAAAGATCCAGCAAAAACTGAAGGATTCACAGCACCAACTCCTGCTGGCAGAAGCTCGTGTTTCTGACAAGAAACTCCtggaggaggagctgaaggaagCTCGAGAAAATGAAGCTCGAGTGCAGCAAGAGCTCcgtgaggagctgctgaaaag GAAGCTCCTGGAGCAGCAGGTGGAGGAACTGCGGCAGCAGCTGCGGCATTCCCATGAGACAGAGGCGTCGCTGGCCAAGATGCACGTGGAGCTGCAGGCCAAGACTCTGCACGCCCTGGAAGATGATAAGAAAACTGACTCAGGCGAG cacCTCCAGTGTCAAAAGGAGAGCCAGAAGCTTTCAGAGCAACTCTCGCTgttgaaggaggaaaacaaggCTCTTTATGAGGAAGGAGTCCGTCTCCTGAACCAGAAGGATCTGTATGTCAG GAAATATAACGAAATGCAGCTCCGCCACAAAGAGAAGATCCGCAGAGCCAAAGCAACGTTTATCCATGAGGTGAAACAAAGGGACAGCAGAATTAAGCAGCTTGAAAATGAGCTCAGTGAGTCAAAACTCCAAGTGGAAAAG GGGAAGGCACTGATTGCACAGATCACTACTGAGAATGAGAAGTTACTCCAGGAAAGAAGACGGCTCCTCCAGAGGATAACTGACCAAGAGGAGACCCCTTGGAGCAACAGGTCTACAgttgctgccctgcagagcag AATGAAGATCCTGGATGAGGAGAACATGCGGCTGCATGAGAGCAAACTCCATCTCTCTGGCCACATGCACACCTCGCAGCGCACACTGAGGAGCATCCAcactcccagcacagag GACTTGAAGAGTGCCAACTTCTCTGAACGACAGCTACAAAGTAAGGTGTCAGCGTCATCTCCCCGTGCCAG tttcCCACCACGAGAACCACCAGACTCCCTCAGCAGCCTGAAGCCCGTGCACGATACCAAGCCTGAAGGAGGAGCTGAGAGCCAGGATTCGTCCTTTTGCTTATCCCCATCTCAGCCTTCAGAGATCGGGTACCTGAATGTAGCCTCACCTGGAGACACCAcagcctcccagctgcaggaggagagtCAGAGCATCAGCTCTGAGAACTTCTAA
- the CCDC30 gene encoding coiled-coil domain-containing protein 30 isoform X3 — translation MEAAAAAPAEPPVLAEDVRRWLQAEGADPGDPAEEQLGLAWRLLRRAEARLGDVERRRAEELREVERYVGHVRSLSQERDAVIAECERDNERLGLELVQLRLQHEAQLKEVQEMLEQEGLSEIAHSNASEQIAYLLVERTALLEKLQVTDQKLNSHSCVDRLCAAQLQDEFAHIHQELEDEHQQLCESMQCAEDTVNELVFQPYREELERERASRVRVERDLDEATQRLLMAHEEIQRLTDELAAQGREQSRIGAAPWSVLQEPRSQEEGMDEWRQSDRTELQKAMEHNSRLDKEILALRARVQTLDLERKTFLDLVEQLKEEISEYQKGEKQGFPLTKPARTEEVAACSLQGTKDEGRAEGDFITGKAGSDQEDRCQGSETLHKRCREVIENIEGRNSQLLHKLHKLEQEHEDLVERNEELESILGETQIQTKQDKEQFESEVEGLHRKITSLETELLEVQKNKMEMSGEEQASDGAQEMQEMLQSCQETIEKLGSQLGERREWRKQLASELELLREDLKTEKKVSELVRENEQVNKLKQQREDVSVDGKAYEEQMAKVVFLEEQIRNLTDEQEQLCSELLESNKKREELEKQLKESNEEKQSLLEEIAQLKQDILTTREQHDSTFEEALRMNQGTVHRDNRFLTSQSSAGSLDGSIKQSLSEERFQQQEERLQQLRHDLRRVQNLCSSAERELRYEREKNIDLQKQNLLLQQECTKVKAELKQARTKLLDSTETCSSLSAQWEKSQQKVKELEQELLKCSQADKLQSSLQEKLVQEKSKVYEAQKQISKIQQKLKDSQHQLLLAEARVSDKKLLEEELKEARENEARVQQELREELLKRKLLEQQVEELRQQLRHSHETEASLAKMHVELQAKTLHALEDDKKTDSGEHLQCQKESQKLSEQLSLLKEENKALYEEGVRLLNQKDLYVRKYNEMQLRHKEKIRRAKATFIHEVKQRDSRIKQLENELSESKLQVEKGKALIAQITTENEKLLQERRRLLQRITDQEETPWSNRSTVAALQSRMKILDEENMRLHESKLHLSGHMHTSQRTLRSIHTPSTEDLKSANFSERQLQSKVSASSPRASFPPREPPDSLSSLKPVHDTKPEGGAESQDSSFCLSPSQPSEIGYLNVASPGDTTASQLQEESQSISSENF, via the exons ATGGaggcggccgccgccgcgccg GCGGAGCCGCCGGTGTTGGCGGAGGACGTGCGGCGCTGGCTGCAGGCGGAGGGCGCGGACCCCGGCGACCCGGCGGAGGAGCAGCTGGGCCTGGCCTGGCGGCTACTGCGGCGCGCCGAGGCGCGGCTGGGGGACGTGGAGCGGCGGCGGGCCGAGGAGCTGAGAGAA GTGGAGCGCTACGTGGGCCACGTCCGCAGCCTGAGCCAGGAGCGGGATGCGGTCATCGCCGAGTGTGAGCGGGACAACGAGCGGCTCGGGCTGGAGCTGGTGCAGCTGCGGCTGCAGCACG AAGCCCAGCTGAAGGAGGTccaggagatgctggaacaggaaGGCTTGTCTGAAATAGCTCACAGTAATGCCAGTGAACAGATTGCTTATTTACTGGTGGAAAGAACGGCGCTGCTGGAGAAACTGCAGGTCACAGATCAGAAGTTGAACTCACACAGCTGTGTAGacaggctgtgtgctgcacagctTCAG GATGAATTTGCTCACATTCATCAGGAGTTGGAAGATGAACACCAGCAACTGTGTGAATCCATGCAGTGTGCTGAAGATACAGTAAATGAG CTTGTGTTTCAGCCCTacagggaagagctggagagGGAGCGGGCATCACGTGTGAGAGTAGAACGAGACCTGGATGAGGCCACGCAGAGGCTGTTGATGGCTCACGAAGAGATCCAGAGGCTGACAGATGAGCTGGCTGCAcagggaagggagcagagcagaataG GAGCTGCCCCGTGGTCAGTGCTGCAAGAGCCCAGGAGCCAGGAAGAAGGCATGGATGAATGGAGGCAGAGTG ACAGGACGGAGCTGCAGAAGGCCATGGAGCACAACAGCAGGCTGGACAAGGAAATTCTGGCGCTGCGTGCACGGGTCCAAACACTcgacttggaaagaaaaacgTTCCTTGATCTG gttGAACAGCTGAAAGAGGAGATCAGTGAGTATCAAAAGGGTGAGAAACAAGGATTTCCCCTGACCAAACCAGCCAGGACTGAAGAAGTTGCAGCTTGCTCACTGCAG GGCACAAAGGATGAAGGGAGGGCTGAAGGGGATTTTATTACAGGCAAAGCTGGCTCAGATCAAGAAGACAGATGTCAGGGTAGTGAAACTCTTCATAAAAG GTGCCGAGAGGTGATTGAAAACATCGAGGGCAGAAATTCACAGCTCCTTCACAAGCTGCACAAACTTGAGCAGGAGCATGAGGATTTGGTAGAGCGCAATGAAGAGCTGGAATCAATTCTGGGAGAGACACAGATCCAAACTAAGCAGGACAAGGAACAGTTTGAGAGCGAGGTGGAGGGACTGCACCGGAAA ATCACAAGTTTAGAGACAGAATtgcttgaagtgcagaagaACAAAATGGAGATGAGTGGGGAAGAGCAGGCATCCGATGGAGCACAGGAGATGCAAGAG ATGCTGCAAAGCTGTCAGGAAACGATAGAAAAGTTGGGAAGTCAGCTGGGAGAGCGCCGAGAATGGAGAAAACAACTTGCATCTGAACTTGAGCTGTTAAGAGAAGATCTGAAGACTGAGAAGAAG GTCTCCGAGCTTGTCCGAGAAAATGAGCAGGTTAACAAGCTTAAGCAGCAACGAGAAGATGTGAGTGTGGATGGAAAGGCATATGAAGAGCAGATGGctaaagtggtgtttttggaagAGCAGATCCGGAACCTGACAGACGAACAAGAACAGCTCTG TTCTGAATTACTTGAAAGCAACAAGAAGAGGGAGGAGctagaaaagcagctgaaggagagcaatgaagaaaaacagtcgCTGCTGGAAGAAATTGCCCAGCTAAAGCAAGATATCCTGACTACCAGGGAGCAGCATGACAGCACATTTGAAGAGGCTTTGAGGATGAATCAAGGCACAGTCCATAGAGACAACAGGTTTCTTACgtcacagagctctgcaggcagtTTAGATGGGAGCATCAAACAG AGTCTGTCTGAAGAGAGATTCCAACAGCAGGAGgaaaggctgcagcagctgcggCATGACCTGCGTCGGGTGCAGAAcctgtgcagctcagctgagaGGGAGCTGAGATAcgaaagggagaaaaacatcGACTTACAAAAGCAAAATCTCTTGCTTCAGCAGGAATGCACCAAG GTCAAAGCTGAACTGAAGCAAGCCCGGACAAAGCTCTTGGACTCAACTGAAACGTGCTCCTCTCTGTCAGCACAGTGGGAAAAGAGCCAGCAGAAGGTCAAAGAACTCGAACAAGAGCTCTTGAAGTGCTCCCAGGCTGATAAATTGCAGAGCAGTCTGCAAGAGAAACTTGTGCAGGAGAAATCCAAAGTGTACGAAGCACAAAAACAG ATCTCAAAGATCCAGCAAAAACTGAAGGATTCACAGCACCAACTCCTGCTGGCAGAAGCTCGTGTTTCTGACAAGAAACTCCtggaggaggagctgaaggaagCTCGAGAAAATGAAGCTCGAGTGCAGCAAGAGCTCcgtgaggagctgctgaaaag GAAGCTCCTGGAGCAGCAGGTGGAGGAACTGCGGCAGCAGCTGCGGCATTCCCATGAGACAGAGGCGTCGCTGGCCAAGATGCACGTGGAGCTGCAGGCCAAGACTCTGCACGCCCTGGAAGATGATAAGAAAACTGACTCAGGCGAG cacCTCCAGTGTCAAAAGGAGAGCCAGAAGCTTTCAGAGCAACTCTCGCTgttgaaggaggaaaacaaggCTCTTTATGAGGAAGGAGTCCGTCTCCTGAACCAGAAGGATCTGTATGTCAG GAAATATAACGAAATGCAGCTCCGCCACAAAGAGAAGATCCGCAGAGCCAAAGCAACGTTTATCCATGAGGTGAAACAAAGGGACAGCAGAATTAAGCAGCTTGAAAATGAGCTCAGTGAGTCAAAACTCCAAGTGGAAAAG GGGAAGGCACTGATTGCACAGATCACTACTGAGAATGAGAAGTTACTCCAGGAAAGAAGACGGCTCCTCCAGAGGATAACTGACCAAGAGGAGACCCCTTGGAGCAACAGGTCTACAgttgctgccctgcagagcag AATGAAGATCCTGGATGAGGAGAACATGCGGCTGCATGAGAGCAAACTCCATCTCTCTGGCCACATGCACACCTCGCAGCGCACACTGAGGAGCATCCAcactcccagcacagag GACTTGAAGAGTGCCAACTTCTCTGAACGACAGCTACAAAGTAAGGTGTCAGCGTCATCTCCCCGTGCCAG tttcCCACCACGAGAACCACCAGACTCCCTCAGCAGCCTGAAGCCCGTGCACGATACCAAGCCTGAAGGAGGAGCTGAGAGCCAGGATTCGTCCTTTTGCTTATCCCCATCTCAGCCTTCAGAGATCGGGTACCTGAATGTAGCCTCACCTGGAGACACCAcagcctcccagctgcaggaggagagtCAGAGCATCAGCTCTGAGAACTTCTAA